The following proteins are encoded in a genomic region of Tenebrio molitor chromosome 7, icTenMoli1.1, whole genome shotgun sequence:
- the fsd gene encoding transmembrane protein 183, giving the protein MSKLKKAGKKHSSTSLADVTINDFANSSVCKNRTKKSTTNVNKVLKQLEDDKNWDEKSEDFEGNFVEQENEDGTISYVIQKLEPRRRKKTVSNSEERKPDNTGNEYPIDIWFLISEYIRPEDVGRFAGICKASYEVVSTAKFWFSMYKRYYKSVPNLPERLHPECLFRKYGIRTSVIRALNFMYKPFISRLKSIEKLEQHPDILKRTQCVLMWHKKTDSQCLYYFKMKLNVHRSPHRRTQKEIHQPDLLEMLDDVFANQDESCRILQVTCKHLIPIVPVLGLTLTSAQLNLSSELRSYKLQLWFGSEIQRSKPSPDGNGNILIILEPVINVKVLDWWHPLYPHSHNMEYLCNQE; this is encoded by the coding sequence ATGTAACAATCAACGACTTCGCCAACTCATCAGTGTGCAAAAACCGAACGAAAAAATCAACTACCAATGTCAACAAAGTACTAAAGCAACTAGAAGACGACAAAAACTGGGACGAAAAATCGGAGGATTTTGAGGGAAATTTTGTCGAACAAGAAAACGAAGACGGGACCATTTCATACGTCATCCAAAAATTAGAACCGCGCAGAAGAAAGAAAACAGTATCAAACAGTGAAGAACGAAAACCTGACAACACCGGAAACGAATATCCCATTGACATTTGGTTTCTGATCTCCGAATATATTCGACCTGAAGACGTGGGCAGATTCGCGGGAATATGCAAAGCTTCGTACGAAGTCGTTTCGACGGCAAAATTCTGGTTTTCCATGTACAAACGGTACTACAAAAGCGTTCCCAATCTGCCGGAGCGCCTCCATCCGGAGTGCCTCTTCAGGAAATACGGCATACGAACGTCGGTAATAAGGGCTCTAAATTTCATGTACAAACCCTTCATTTCGCGCCTGAAGTCCATCGAAAAATTGGAACAGCACCCTGACATCTTGAAAAGGACGCAGTGCGTCTTAATGTGGCACAAAAAGACCGACAGCCAGTGCCTCTactatttcaaaatgaaacttaACGTCCACCGATCGCCCCATCGCAGAACCCAGAAGGAAATCCATCAGCCCGACCTTCTGGAGATGTTAGACGACGTGTTCGCTAACCAAGACGAGAGCTGCAGGATCCTGCAAGTTACTTGCAAACATCTCATTCCCATCGTCCCGGTACTGGGGCTGACACTGACATCTGCCCAACTGAACCTGTCCTCAGAACTGAGATCCTACAAACTGCAGTTGTGGTTCGGATCTGAGATACAGAGGTCCAAACCGTCGCCAGATGGCAACGGCAACATCCTCATCATCCTGGAACCTGTGATCAATGTTAAAGTGCTAGACTGGTGGCACCCTCTTTATCCCCACAGTCATAATATGGAATATTTGTGCAACCAAGAGTAG